The genomic segment AGGAGAGCGGGTTTGAGATGCCTGCCGCAGGTCTCGGCGATGATCCTGCCGACTTTGGTCGATCCGGTGAAGTTCACGCGCTTGACCGCGGGATGGGCAATCAGCGCGGCGACGATCTCAGGCGCATCTTCGGGCGCGTTGGTAAGAACGTTGATGACGCCAGCTGGCAGGCCGGCCTCGGTCAGCACTGTGGCGATTAGCCGGTGTGTGCCCGGGCATTGTTCGGATGCCTTGAGGATGACGGTGTTGCCGCAGGCGATTGGCATGGCGATGGCGCGGGTGGCGAGAATGACGGGCGCGTTCCAGGGAGCGATCGCCAGGCAGACGCCGGCCGCCTGGCGAACGCCCATGGCGAGCGTGCCGGGCTTGTCGGACGGGATGATTTCGCCTGATATCTGCGTCGTCATGGCGCCGGCCTCGCGCAGGATATTGGCGGCGAGCATGACGTTGAAGCCGGCCCAGGGCGCGGTCGCGCCGGTTTCCTCGATCATCAGCCGGGTAAATTCGCCCACTTTGGAATCCATGATGTCGGCAGCCTTCATCAGGATGGCGCGGCGCTGGCCAGGGCCGGTCTTTGACCAGGCGCCGAAGGCGACGGCGGCGGCATCGACGGCCGCGGCAACGTCTTCCAGATTGGCGGCGGCGGCGCGGCTTGCGAGCTTCTCGGTGAAGGGATCTAGGCGGTCGTAGGTCCGGCCGCCGGAGGCTGCGCGGTCCGCGCCGTTGATGAGGAGGGAAATATTCATCTGGGGTCTCCTGAGGGAAAGAACTAGAAGCCGAGGACTTCGGCGTTGATGGATGCTTCGAGGCCGCCGTCGGTGGCTAGATTGGCGCCGTTGATCCAGCGCCCGCCGTCAGAGCAGAGGAAGAGCACGGCGGGCGCGATATCGGCGGCGGTGCCGGCGCGGCCGACGCGGGTAATGTCGCTGTCGACCCTGGCGTCGCCGAGCACGGCGCGGAACTGTTTAAGGATCGGCGTTTCCACCGGCCCGGGGCTGACCGCATTGACCCGGATGCCACGGTTCTTGAACAATGGTTGGTGGGCCGCGCGCATGGTCCAGAGTAGGAGCAGTTCCTTGGAGAGCGGGTAGCCTTGCTCGTCCTTGAGGCCGTGTTCGCGAACGATCGCCGCCACATCGGGAAAGCCCTCGATTGATGTCAGCGACTTTGCTCGCTCGAGATTGGCGCGCCAACCGTAGCCGGCGATCGAGGCGACGTTGACGATGGCGCTGCCTTCGCGCAGGCGGGGTGCCACGGCTTCCGACAGGGCGCGAAGACCGTAGAAGTTGACCGCGAGCGTCGCGACGACGCCGGTGCTGCCGGAAAGGCCGGCGACATTGGCGAGCGCATCCAGGCGCGTCGGGAGCCGTGCAACGATCTCGGCAACGCCCGATGGCGTGGACAGATCGCCCGTGATGAAGGCGGCGCCTCCATTGGCCGGCTCGCGCACATCGACACCGATGACCTCGGCGCCCATCTGGCCGGCCAGTTCCGCCGTCCGGGCGCCGATGCCGGAAGCCACTCCGGTTACCAGGATTGTTTTACCAAAAAGCATCAACGTCACCTTTCACAATAGAATCCGGAAGCCGGCTCATTCTTCCCATTTGATCTTATTCGGACCGGGCAATTTCAGCCGGTAGCCGACGGGAAGAAGTTGCAGGTCGAAGCGGCGCTCGATTTCGCCCCAGAGGCCGCGCGGCAGGTAGAGCGAGAAAATCAGGGCGGTGGCGCCGAGGCCGATCAGGTACCACACGCCGGCTCCGCCGAAGAAGGTCTCGATCATGAAGAACAGGACGGCGCCGATGATCGCGCCTTCGAACTTGCCGATCCCGCCGACCAGCACCATGAAGATCATGTAGGCCGTCCATTGGACGCTGAAATAAGTCTTCGGCTGGAAGGTGGTGGCAGTCGCCAGCCACAGGCCTCCGGCGATCGCGATGCCGAAGGCGGCGAGCACGAAGAGCAGCCTCTTGGTGGCGATCACACGCACGCCGACCGAGGTCGCCGCCTCTTCATTGTCGCGGATCGCCTGCATGGCCGCGCCGGCGCGGCTGCGCATCAGCATGAAGAGCGCACCGAGCAGGGCGGTCATGGACGCGAGCGCAAGCCAGTAGATTGTCGCCCGCCGCGTGCCGCTGTCATAGACGTTGAGCGAGATCAGCGAGGTTCCGGTTTCTCCCTGGATCAGCCGGTCGAGGTTGACGAGCAGGTGGGCGAGTTCGGCGATGACCCACATGCCGATCGCGAACTCGCCGCCCTTCAGCCGCAGCATGAACAGCGAAAGCGGGATCGACAGCGCGCCGGTCACGATCGCGGCCGCAAAGAGCGCGATGAACGGATCGAGCCCGGCATCGGCGAGCCGAATGGTGAAGTAGGCGCCGAGCCCGAAGAACACCTGTTGGCCGACCGAAACCAGCCCGCCAAAACCGGCGAGCGCATTCCACATGGCAGCAAGAATTA from the Rhizobium sp. NZLR1 genome contains:
- a CDS encoding branched-chain amino acid ABC transporter permease — protein: MTFVSNGISIERWTKSSRVALGSMAAVLVLLIFAPAVLGAGAIDRMTALFIYVILAAMWNALAGFGGLVSVGQQVFFGLGAYFTIRLADAGLDPFIALFAAAIVTGALSIPLSLFMLRLKGGEFAIGMWVIAELAHLLVNLDRLIQGETGTSLISLNVYDSGTRRATIYWLALASMTALLGALFMLMRSRAGAAMQAIRDNEEAATSVGVRVIATKRLLFVLAAFGIAIAGGLWLATATTFQPKTYFSVQWTAYMIFMVLVGGIGKFEGAIIGAVLFFMIETFFGGAGVWYLIGLGATALIFSLYLPRGLWGEIERRFDLQLLPVGYRLKLPGPNKIKWEE
- a CDS encoding coniferyl-alcohol dehydrogenase, with amino-acid sequence MLFGKTILVTGVASGIGARTAELAGQMGAEVIGVDVREPANGGAAFITGDLSTPSGVAEIVARLPTRLDALANVAGLSGSTGVVATLAVNFYGLRALSEAVAPRLREGSAIVNVASIAGYGWRANLERAKSLTSIEGFPDVAAIVREHGLKDEQGYPLSKELLLLWTMRAAHQPLFKNRGIRVNAVSPGPVETPILKQFRAVLGDARVDSDITRVGRAGTAADIAPAVLFLCSDGGRWINGANLATDGGLEASINAEVLGF
- a CDS encoding aldehyde dehydrogenase yields the protein MNISLLINGADRAASGGRTYDRLDPFTEKLASRAAAANLEDVAAAVDAAAVAFGAWSKTGPGQRRAILMKAADIMDSKVGEFTRLMIEETGATAPWAGFNVMLAANILREAGAMTTQISGEIIPSDKPGTLAMGVRQAAGVCLAIAPWNAPVILATRAIAMPIACGNTVILKASEQCPGTHRLIATVLTEAGLPAGVINVLTNAPEDAPEIVAALIAHPAVKRVNFTGSTKVGRIIAETCGRHLKPALLELGGKAPLVILDDADIDGAVNAAIFGAFMHQGQICMSTERIIVDATIADQFVAKLAARASQLPAGDPRGHVVLGSLISLDAAKKMEELIADATAKGAKLVAGGKRSGTVVEATLLDHVTSDMRVYAEESFGPVKPIIRVSGEEEAIRIANDTEYGLSSAVFSRNVQRAMAVAARIESGICHINGPTLHDEAQMPFGGVKGSGYGRFGGKAAIAEFTDLRWITIEDSAQHYPF